Proteins from one Setaria italica strain Yugu1 chromosome V, Setaria_italica_v2.0, whole genome shotgun sequence genomic window:
- the LOC101759218 gene encoding uncharacterized protein LOC101759218: protein MAEPDWILERERRQMEQILELDMEELQVEEVDDAGSSSSDVDTFLRNTHGDGGISTSEDLTVDTSIVSLQAHTYLGAKVDGGRSKFAFLDGDKVLNLPMFYLQGVVLFPEASLPLRVIQPRLVEAIDKAVNHVEAPCMIGVVHAYRRANDGHHTIASVGTTAEIQEICQLDDGSSCVFSRGQQRFRLIRHWLDNDRVPWGEVRIIEEDTPQRTPRDAFGQLAASNSFRQCASSMSSVYVSCSKQLDHVDSEIDGGSLSPTSTSSDHSVTDKRVYLSGFQSSGLVSCGSLDESSNEDEDPIHEQSCCCHDSVKEIDGCGQPDKHTITRDEDDLCFRSFLGVRKKDTEQQRYLCGAYNTKMASQAPLSFWPRWAYEMYDSYSLARRAADLWRQVIVNPSMDDHVRKPNHLSFYIGSNLPISGSLRQELLEIDGVSYRLQREIQLLKAFNIIRCRSCLTSIARRSDMVMLSSANAIGSLSFKEMITVHNATGLGLRGEPSKIYSWFPGYAWTIALCAACESNIGWLFRADKKNLHPKSFWAIRTTQVSDDTQAGQV, encoded by the exons atGGCGGAACCGGACTGGATCCTGGAGAGGGAGCGGAGGCAGATGGAGCAGATCCTGGAGCTGGACATGGAGGAGCTCCAGGTCGAGGAGGTCGACGACGCCGGCTCATCCTCCTCCGACGTCGACACCTTCCTCAG AAATACTCATGGAGATGGAGGGATTAGCACTTCTGAGGACCTCACAGTTGATACATCTATAGTTTCCTTGCAAGCTCACACCTATCTTG GGGCGAAGGTTGATGGTGGCCGAAGCAAATTTGCTTTCTTGGATGGTGACAAAGTCCTGAATTTGCCGATGTTTTATCTTCAAG GTGTTGTTTTGTTTCCTGAAGCTTCCCTACCTCTTAGAGTAATTCAACCTAGATTAGTAGAAGCTATTGACAAGGCTGTTAATCATGTTGAAGCTCCATGCATGATAGGTGTG GTTCATGCTTATCGACGCGCAAATGATGGACATCATACTATTGCTTCTGTTGGAACAACGGCGGAG ATACAGGAAATTTGTCAGTTGGATGATGGTTCATCATGTGTTTTCTCTCGTGGTCAGCAGCGATTTCGTCTTATACGCCATTGGTTGGACAATGATAGAGTA CCATGGGGTGAAGTCCGAATTATTGAAGAAGATACACCTCAAAGAACTCCAAGAGATGCTTTCGGACAGTTAGCTGCAAGTAACAGTTTCAGGCAATGTGCTTCATCAATGTCCAGTGTGTACGTGTCATGTTCTAAACAACTTGATCATGTGGATTCTGAAATAGATGGGGGTTCTCTATCACCCACTAGCACTTCAAGTGATCACTCAGTAACAGATAAAAGAGTATATCTTTCAGGTTTTCAGTCCAGTGGCTTGGTAAGTTGCGGTAGTTTGGATGAATCCtcaaatgaagatgaagaccCCATACATGAACAGTCTTGTTGCTGCCATGATTCTGTTAAAGAAATTGATGGGTGCGGTCAGCCAGATAAGCATACAATCACGAGAGATGAGGATGATCTTTGCTTCAGATCCTTTTTGGGAGTAAGAAAGAAGGATACTGAACAACAGAGATACTTGTGTGGTGCTTATAATACAAAGATGGCATCACAGGCTCCATTGTCATTTTGGCCTCGCTGGGCTTATGAGATGTATGATTCATATTCACTTGCTCGGAGAGCTGCAG ATTTGTGGAGACAGGTAATTGTAAACCCAAGCATGGATGATCATGTGAGAAAGCCAAATCATTTGTCATTTTACATTGGAAGCAATCTTCCGATCTCAGGATCTCTGAGGCAAGAACTGCTTGAAATTGATGGAGTCTCGTACCGATTACAGCGGGAGATTCAGCTACTCAAAGCCTTCAATATCATACGATGTAGAAGCTGTCTG ACTTCTATTGCAAGACGAAGTGACATGGTGATGTTGTCCAGTGCCAACGCTATTGGTTCTCTCAGTTTTAAAGAGATGATTACAGTTCACAATGCCACTGGTCTTGGATTGCGTGGTGAACCGTCCAAAATTTACAGCTGGTTTCCAGG ATATGCATGGACGATCGCCCTGTGTGCTGCCTGTGAGTCCAACATAGGCTGGCTGTTCAGAGCCGACAAGAAGAACCTGCATCCAAAATCTTTCTGGGCGATACGCACCACCCAAGTTTCGGATGATACGCAGGCAGGACAGGTCTGA
- the LOC101758398 gene encoding tryptophan--tRNA ligase, chloroplastic/mitochondrial codes for MSRALLAHVLHRPPLLSSRSGAGARGLLASRIHPLRRLNCSAVEAAADPTEEAPAPPARKKRVVSGVQPTGMVHLGNYLGAIKNWVALQDLYETFFFIVDLHAITLPYDAPELSKATRSTAAIYLACGIDSSKASIFVQSHVRAHVELMWLLSSSTPIGWLNRMIQFKEKSRKAGDENVGVALLTYPVLMASDILLYQSDLVPVGEDQTQHLELTREIAERVNNLYGGRKWKKLGGRGGSLFKVPEALIPPAGARVMSLTDGLSKMSKSAPSDQSRINLLDPKDVIVNKIKRCKTDSFPGLEFDNPERPECRNLLSIYQIITGKTKEEVVSECQDMNWGTFKTTLTDALIEHLQPIQARYEEIMSDPGYLDNVLLKGAGKASEIADITLNNVYQAMGFLRR; via the exons ATGAGCCGCGCGCTGCTCGCCCATgtcctccaccgcccgccgctcctctc CTCGAGGAGTGGCGCTGGCGCCCGAGGACTGCTGGCTTCTCGCATCCACCCTCTCCGTCGTCTCAATTGCAGCGCGGTCGAAGCGGCTGCCGACCCCACCGAGGAGGCGCCTGCTCCTCCTGCGAGGAA GAAAAGAGTAGTTTCTGGTGTACAGCCAACAGGAATGGTTCACCTTGGAAATTATCTTGGTGCTATTAAGAATTGGGTTGCACTTCAG GATTTATACGAGACATTCTTTTTCATTGTGGACCTGCATGCA ATTACTTTACCATATGATGCACCAGAGCTATCTAAAGCAACAAGAAGCACTGCTGCAATATATCTTGCATGTGGCATTGACAGCTCCAAG GCATCAATTTTTGTACAGTCTCATGTCCGTGCTCATGTTGAGTTGATGTGGCTATTGAGTTCTTCTACTCCTATTGGCTGGCTCAACAGAATGATCCAGTTCAAAGAGAAGTCACGCAAGGCG gGTGATGAAAATGTCGGGGTGGCACTTTTGACTTATCCTGTTCTAATGGCTTCTGACATCCTTTTGTACCAG TCCGACTTGGTACCTGTTGGTGAAGATCAGACACAACATTTGGAATTAACTCGTGAAATTGCTGAGCGTGTAAATAATCTCTATGGTGGAAGAAAGTGGAAGAAATTGGGAGG GAGAGGTGGTTCTCTGTTTAAG GTTCCTGAAGCCCTTATTCCTCCAGCTGGGGCTCGTGTTATGTCCCTAACTGATGGTCTCTCCAAG ATGTCCAAATCTGCTCCTTCTGATCAGTCTCGTATCAATCTTCTTGACCCAAAAGAT GTGATTGTGAATAAGATCAAACGCTGCAAAACTGACTCATTCCCAGG CTTAGAGTTTGACAACCCAGAGAGGCCGGAATGCAGAAATCTTCTCTCGATCTACCAGATTATTACTGGGAAGACTAAAGAG gaAGTTGTTAGCGAGTGCCAAGATATGAACTGGGGGACATTCAAGACTACCCTTACAGATGCTTTGATCGAGCATTTGCAACCTATCCAG GCCCGTTATGAGGAGATAATGTCTGATCCAGGCTATTTAGATAATGTTCTTTTGAAAGGAGCAGGAAAAGCTTCTGAGATAGCGGACATTACCCTCAACAACGTATACCAAGCCATGGGTTTCTTGCGCAGATAG
- the LOC101757986 gene encoding NADP-dependent malic enzyme, which produces MASVSAVLLQRASSRAREYLHLQRAAGGTVALHLERLHYWWWSSGGGRFGARAAHGMAGSGELKNGGVTGGVEDAYGEDRATEDQPVTPWAVCIASGHSILRDPRHNKGLSFTEKERDAHYLRGLLPPVVLSQDLQEKRLLQNVRQFEVPLQRYMALMDLQERNERLFYKLLIDNVEELLPVVYTPTVGEACQKYGSIFRRPQGLYISLKEKGRILEVLRNWPEKSIQVIVVTDGERILGLGDLGCQGMGIPVGKLALYTALGGVRPSACLPITIDVGTNNENLLKDEFYIGLKQRRATGQEYSELLDEFMTAVRQNYGQKVLVQFEDFANHNAFTLLEKYRENHLVFNDDIQGTAAVVLGGLIAALKSVGGTLADHTFLFFGAGEAGTGIAELVALEISGQAKVSVEEARKKIWLVDSKGLIVTSRNETLQPFKKRYAHEHEPVKDLLGAVKAIRPTALIGSAGVGQSFTKEVIEAMSSINERPIILALSNPTSQSECTAEQAYTWSRGRAIFGSGSPFDPVKYNDKLFVPAQANNAYIFPGFGLGVVISGAVRVTDDMVLAAAEGLADQVTPEHIDKGLIYPPFSIIRKISANIAARVAAKAYDLGLASQLPRPKNLVKYAESCMYTPVYRSYR; this is translated from the exons ATGGCCTCGGTGTCCGCCGTGCTGCTGCAGCGCGCCTCCTCGCGGGCTCGAGAATATTTACATCTCCAGCGCGCCGCTGGAGGCACAGTTGCGCTGCATTTGGAGAGGCTGCACTATTGGTggtggagcagcggcggcgggaggtttGGCGCGAGAGCGGCGCACGGTATGGCGGGATCAGGGGAGCTGAAGAACGGCGGCGTGACCGGCGGCGTGGAGGACGCCTACGGCGAGGACCGCGCCACCGAGGACCAGCCGGTCACGCCGTGGGCCGTCTGCATCGCAAG TGGTCACTCTATACTGAGGGATCCAAGGCACAACAAGGGGCTCTCCTTCAcggagaaagagcgggatgctcACTACCTAAGAGGATTGTTGCCTCCTGTAGTGCTATCACAAGATCTCCAG GAGAAGAGGCTGCTGCAGAATGTTCGGCAGTTCGAGGTCCCGTTGCAGCGTTACATGGCCTTAATGGACCTCCAG GAGAGGAATGAGAGACTATTTTACAAGCTCCTGATCGACAATGTGGAGGAACTGCTTCCTGTTGTGTATACACCAACAGTGGGGGAGGCTTGCCAGAAGTATGGGTCAATCTTCAGAAGACCCCAGGGTTTATACATCAGCCTCAAAGAGAA GGGGAGAATATTGGAGGTACTAAGGAATTGGCCAGAAAAGAGTATTCAAGTTATTGTCGTTACCGATGGTGAGAGAATTTTAGGCCTGGGAGATCTCGGCTGCCAG GGCATGGGAATTCCTGTGGGAAAGCTTGCACTGTATACTGCTCTTGGAGGTGTCCGGCCATCTGCT TGCTTGCCTATTACCATTGATGTAGGAACAAATAATGAAAATCTACTAAAGGATGAGTTCTACATTGGGTTAAAGCAAAGAAGAGCAACTGGCCAG GAATACTCTGAACTTCTGGATGAGTTCATGACAGCAGTTAGGCAGAACTATGGACAGAAGGTTCTTGTCCAG TTTGAGGACTTTGCGAACCACAATGCATTTACGCTTCTTGAGAAGTACAGGGAAAACCATCTTGTATTTAATGACGATATCCAG GGAACTGCTGCGGTAGTACTTGGAGGGCTTATTGCTGCTCTGAAGTCTGTCGGCGGCACTCTAGCCGATCACACATTCCTGTTCTTTGGTGCAGGCGAG GCTGGCACAGGCATTGCTGAGCTAGTTGCTCTGGAGATATCCGGACAG GCGAAGGTTTCAGTAGAAGAGGCACGCAAAAAGATCTGGCTTGTTGATTCAAAG GGATTGATTGTGACCTCACGTAATGAGACTCTTCAGCCGTTTAAGAAACGATATGCACATGAGCACGAACCTGTTAAAGATCTCCTAGGCGCTGTCAAG GCCATCAGACCAACTGCACTAATAGGATCAGCTGGTGTGGGACAAAGTTTCACAAAAGAGGTGATTGAGGCTATGTCTTCGATTAATGAG AGACCTATCATCCTCGCTCTATCAAACCCAACGTCACAGTCTGAATGTACTGCTGAGCAAGCTTATACATGGAGTCGG GGCCGCGCGATATTTGGAAGTGGAAGCCCATTTGACCCGGTGAAGTATAATGACAAGCTATTCGTGCCTGCCCAG GCAAACAATGCATACATTTTCCCAGGGTTTGGTCTAGGTGTGGTGATCTCAGGGGCGGTCCGGGTGACAGACGATATGGTCCTTGCTGCTG CTGAAGGACTAGCTGACCAGGTAACCCCGGAGCATATCGACAAAGGCCTCATCTACCCACCCTTTTCCATCATCAGGAAGATATCAGCCAACATCGCCGCCCGCGTGGCGGCAAAAGCCTACGATCTCG GGTTGGCTAGCCAGCTCCCTCGCCCAAAGAACCTGGTGAAGTACGCCGAGAGCTGCATGTACACCCCTGTCTACCGATCTTACAGATGA